In Campylobacter mucosalis, a single window of DNA contains:
- the fbaA gene encoding class II fructose-bisphosphate aldolase has protein sequence MGVLDVVKAGVVTGDDVSKLYAYAKENGFAIPAVNVVGSNSINAVLEAAKVANSPVIIQFSNGGAGFYAGKACSNADVLGAVAGAQQVHLLARAYGVPVVLHTDHAARKLLPWIDEFIKFSKEYKKAHGVPLFSSHMLDLSEESLDENLSTCQKYLKELSELGISLEIELGVTGGEEDGVDNTGVDNALLYTQPEDVALAYERLLKISDKFSIAASFGNVHGVYKPGNVVLRPEILKNSQEFVANKFKTADKKPVNFVFHGGSGSELKDIKDAVSYGVVKMNIDTDTQWAFWDGVRGYEAKNRAYLQGQIGNPEGEDKPNKKYYDPRKWLRCGEESMVKRLQTAFSDLNCLNRN, from the coding sequence ATGGGCGTTTTAGATGTCGTAAAGGCTGGAGTGGTAACTGGCGATGACGTGAGCAAACTCTACGCATACGCAAAAGAGAATGGTTTTGCGATACCTGCAGTAAATGTTGTTGGCTCAAACTCGATAAATGCGGTTTTAGAAGCAGCAAAAGTAGCAAACTCGCCCGTCATAATCCAATTTAGCAACGGCGGTGCTGGTTTTTACGCCGGTAAAGCTTGTAGTAATGCCGATGTTTTAGGAGCGGTCGCTGGAGCACAGCAGGTTCATTTACTAGCTCGTGCTTACGGAGTGCCAGTAGTTTTACACACAGATCACGCTGCTAGAAAGTTACTACCTTGGATTGATGAGTTTATTAAATTTAGCAAAGAGTATAAAAAAGCCCACGGAGTGCCACTTTTTAGCTCTCATATGTTAGATTTAAGCGAAGAGAGTTTAGATGAAAATTTATCTACTTGCCAGAAGTATCTAAAAGAGTTAAGCGAACTTGGAATAAGCCTTGAGATCGAGCTTGGTGTAACTGGTGGCGAAGAAGATGGCGTGGATAACACAGGTGTTGATAATGCCCTACTTTACACACAACCTGAAGATGTCGCCCTAGCTTATGAAAGACTCTTAAAAATAAGCGATAAATTTAGCATAGCAGCCTCTTTTGGCAATGTTCACGGCGTTTATAAACCGGGCAACGTCGTGCTTCGTCCAGAGATACTTAAAAACTCACAAGAATTTGTAGCAAACAAATTTAAAACCGCGGATAAAAAGCCTGTAAATTTCGTATTTCACGGCGGAAGTGGAAGCGAGTTAAAGGACATAAAAGACGCTGTAAGCTATGGCGTTGTTAAGATGAATATCGACACAGACACACAATGGGCATTTTGGGACGGGGTTCGTGGATATGAGGCTAAAAACAGAGCCTATTTGCAAGGGCAAATTGGCAACCCTGAGGGCGAAGACAAGCCAAATAAAAAATACTACGACCCACGAAAGTGGCTAAGATGTGGCGAAGAGAGTATGGTAAAACGCCTTCAAACGGCATTTTCAGACCTAAACTGCCTAAATAGGAACTAA
- a CDS encoding peptidylprolyl isomerase, with protein MKKTLLSSLLALSLASSLNAAVVATVNGEAINDTDIDAILAMTAPGATYAQIPADAKKRLIDNLIDRKLVLKEAKSSGIESESDFKKALENMKNNIATDLYMKKIFDKQKVSDDEAKKAYNDHKQLFEQPASSRARHILVESEAEAKSIIAELKKLSGDAQLKKFAELAQSKSIDKGSAAQGGELGWFESSKMVKPFADAVNTMKKGEISKAPVKSNFGYHVILKEDFKAAGTVPFEQVKQQVIEELKMEKFQKELKSKMDELRSKAKIEYK; from the coding sequence ATGAAAAAAACACTACTTTCATCTTTACTTGCTCTTTCGTTGGCTTCTAGCCTAAACGCCGCTGTTGTAGCAACTGTAAATGGCGAAGCTATAAACGATACAGACATAGACGCTATACTTGCTATGACTGCACCAGGTGCAACATACGCACAAATTCCAGCCGACGCAAAAAAACGCTTAATAGACAACCTAATTGACAGAAAACTTGTTTTAAAAGAGGCAAAATCAAGCGGTATAGAGAGTGAGAGCGACTTTAAAAAAGCGTTAGAAAATATGAAAAACAACATCGCAACTGACCTTTATATGAAGAAAATTTTCGATAAACAAAAAGTTAGCGATGACGAGGCAAAAAAAGCCTACAACGACCACAAGCAACTATTTGAACAACCAGCTTCATCTCGTGCTAGACACATTCTTGTTGAGTCAGAAGCTGAAGCAAAAAGTATCATCGCTGAGCTTAAAAAACTATCTGGCGACGCTCAACTTAAGAAATTTGCAGAACTTGCACAATCTAAGTCAATAGACAAAGGTTCAGCAGCACAAGGCGGAGAGCTTGGCTGGTTTGAGTCATCAAAAATGGTAAAACCATTTGCTGACGCTGTAAATACTATGAAAAAAGGCGAAATTTCAAAAGCTCCAGTGAAGTCAAATTTTGGCTATCACGTAATCTTAAAAGAGGATTTTAAAGCTGCTGGAACAGTCCCATTTGAACAGGTAAAACAGCAAGTAATAGAAGAGCTAAAAATGGAGAAATTCCAAAAAGAGCTTAAGTCAAAAATGGACGAATTGCGTTCAAAAGCAAAAATTGAATACAAATAA
- a CDS encoding endonuclease III domain-containing protein has protein sequence MRTKKDILEIKKRILLHFDGAKSELKWRNNYELIVCVMLSAQCTDKRVNLITPALFDAYPSVDSLANANLASVKMLINSCSFFNNKAENLIKMAKSVVADFGGEIPLDEGSLKSLAGVGQKTAHVVMLEAVGANVMAVDTHVFRVAHRLGLSDAKTPEQTETDLVKNFKTELGKLHQGLVLFGRYTCKAVKPVCVGCILNDLCKFKDKSVLA, from the coding sequence ATGAGAACGAAAAAAGATATTTTAGAGATAAAAAAGCGAATTTTATTACACTTTGATGGAGCAAAAAGCGAACTTAAATGGCGTAATAATTATGAACTTATAGTGTGCGTAATGCTTTCGGCTCAGTGCACCGATAAACGTGTAAATTTAATCACTCCAGCGTTATTTGACGCCTATCCTAGCGTGGATAGTTTGGCTAATGCAAATTTAGCAAGTGTAAAAATGCTTATAAATTCCTGCAGTTTTTTTAACAACAAAGCAGAAAATTTAATAAAAATGGCAAAAAGCGTGGTGGCTGATTTTGGTGGAGAAATTCCGCTTGATGAAGGCTCTCTTAAGAGTTTGGCTGGAGTTGGGCAAAAGACCGCTCATGTGGTTATGCTTGAGGCTGTTGGAGCAAATGTAATGGCTGTGGATACGCACGTTTTTAGGGTGGCTCACAGACTTGGTTTAAGTGACGCCAAAACGCCTGAACAAACGGAAACTGATCTTGTTAAAAATTTTAAAACAGAGCTTGGTAAGCTTCATCAAGGGCTTGTGCTTTTTGGTCGCTATACTTGCAAAGCCGTTAAGCCAGTGTGCGTGGGGTGCATTTTAAACGATCTTTGTAAATTTAAAGATAAATCAGTCTTGGCGTGA
- a CDS encoding nitrous oxide-stimulated promoter family protein, whose protein sequence is MTTEKFISEITTVTKFIQIYCDDKHKDEPKSNGCVVLDFKDEKAVVKAEFSLCAECEQMARYAYARLQACPHEVKPRCHTCPHPCYELPMWKKMAKMMKYSGMKLGLNKIKRLFLRSRQD, encoded by the coding sequence ATGACGACCGAGAAATTTATATCAGAGATAACGACAGTTACTAAATTTATACAAATTTACTGCGATGATAAGCATAAAGATGAGCCAAAAAGCAATGGCTGTGTTGTGCTTGATTTTAAAGATGAAAAAGCCGTCGTAAAAGCAGAATTTAGCCTTTGTGCGGAGTGTGAGCAGATGGCAAGGTATGCTTATGCAAGACTTCAGGCTTGTCCGCACGAAGTAAAGCCAAGATGTCACACTTGTCCGCACCCTTGCTATGAACTTCCTATGTGGAAAAAAATGGCAAAGATGATGAAATACAGCGGTATGAAGCTTGGATTAAATAAAATAAAAAGGCTGTTTTTACGCTCACGCCAAGACTGA
- the kdsB gene encoding 3-deoxy-manno-octulosonate cytidylyltransferase — MIIIPARLGSIRFKDKILCDIGGVPMFVATARRVSTCDEVVIAVDDERVLNIANEYGLRAVMTDISHQSGTDRIRQACEILNLKDSELIINVQADEPFIEPENISKFRSFCQSKSDEAFMFSCYKITKNELVDEPNLVKVVTDNFGFALYFSRSRLPFNRAPFDAYKAHLGIYGYSVKSLKEFCDLPYSVLENTEKLEQLRALEAGKKIAMLEIVSESIGIDSEEDLKRAKEKFNF, encoded by the coding sequence ATGATAATCATACCAGCAAGGCTTGGCTCAATTAGATTTAAAGATAAAATTTTGTGCGACATAGGCGGAGTACCGATGTTTGTAGCGACCGCAAGAAGAGTTAGCACGTGCGATGAAGTGGTTATCGCAGTTGATGATGAACGCGTTTTAAATATTGCTAATGAGTATGGGCTAAGGGCAGTTATGACAGATATTTCGCACCAAAGTGGCACCGATAGGATAAGACAAGCGTGTGAAATTTTAAACCTAAAAGATAGCGAGCTAATCATAAACGTCCAAGCCGACGAGCCGTTTATAGAGCCTGAAAATATATCAAAATTTCGCTCATTTTGCCAAAGCAAAAGCGACGAAGCATTTATGTTTTCGTGCTACAAAATCACAAAAAACGAGCTTGTTGATGAGCCAAATTTAGTAAAGGTTGTAACTGATAATTTTGGCTTTGCGCTATATTTTTCACGCTCTCGTTTGCCGTTTAATAGAGCCCCATTTGACGCATACAAAGCACATCTTGGAATTTATGGCTATAGCGTTAAAAGCCTAAAAGAGTTTTGCGACCTGCCATACTCTGTGCTTGAAAATACCGAAAAATTAGAGCAATTAAGAGCCTTAGAAGCTGGTAAAAAGATAGCAATGCTAGAGATTGTAAGTGAAAGTATCGGTATTGACAGCGAGGAAGATTTAAAACGAGCAAAAGAGAAATTTAACTTTTAG
- the thrC gene encoding threonine synthase gives MRLNPTRLDKNEKPKQVGLKKALLSPSSNHGGLYAPIKLPKITDKKWQELSLLSYEKIALYVISLFKFDVDEKIFKSAIKRYKNFDKPNEPVQFKKLSKNLYINELFHGPTRAFKDMALQPFGEILSLLAQEQKQNYLIMCATSGDTGPATLKTFANSKNIKALCLYPANGTSEVQRLQMVCMQGENLKTIGINGNFDDAQRALKTLLSSQNFKSELSKSKFNLSAANSVNFGRILFQIIYHIYAYLRLLKLGLINKNETFDIIVPSGNFGNALGAYYAKKMGVKIGKIKIVSNANNILTELFTTGIYDLRGKKLVKTISPAMDILISSNIERLLFDKFGAVRTKELMDALSKDKFYKLTKDELSLLQDDFVADFCTDSECEKFIKEWADKKIAIDPHTATCLKMVDDKKINIITSTAHWVKFAPSMLKACGIDAKNEKDGLLKFAKNINEVVPESILELFDAKILHPEVTNQEQIEAKILDWIKK, from the coding sequence ATGAGATTAAATCCAACAAGACTAGATAAAAATGAAAAGCCAAAACAAGTAGGACTAAAAAAAGCCTTACTAAGCCCAAGCAGCAATCACGGCGGACTTTATGCACCAATAAAACTACCAAAAATAACAGATAAAAAATGGCAAGAGCTAAGCTTATTAAGCTACGAAAAAATAGCACTTTATGTCATATCTTTATTTAAATTTGACGTCGATGAGAAAATTTTTAAAAGTGCTATAAAACGCTACAAAAATTTTGACAAACCAAACGAGCCAGTCCAGTTTAAAAAACTATCTAAAAATTTATACATAAATGAGCTTTTTCACGGCCCAACTCGTGCTTTTAAAGATATGGCACTTCAGCCATTTGGCGAAATTTTAAGCCTACTTGCACAAGAACAAAAGCAAAACTACCTAATAATGTGTGCCACAAGCGGAGACACTGGACCTGCTACACTAAAAACCTTTGCGAACTCAAAAAATATAAAAGCCCTTTGTTTGTATCCTGCAAATGGTACGAGCGAGGTTCAACGCCTACAAATGGTATGTATGCAGGGCGAAAATTTAAAAACCATAGGCATAAATGGCAATTTTGATGACGCCCAAAGAGCTTTAAAAACGCTACTATCAAGCCAAAATTTCAAGTCAGAGCTTTCTAAGAGTAAATTTAATTTAAGTGCGGCAAATTCTGTAAATTTTGGACGAATTTTATTTCAAATAATCTACCACATATACGCATATCTAAGGCTTTTAAAGCTAGGTTTAATAAATAAAAACGAAACCTTTGACATCATCGTGCCAAGTGGAAATTTCGGCAACGCTCTTGGTGCGTATTATGCTAAAAAAATGGGTGTAAAAATAGGAAAAATCAAAATAGTATCAAACGCAAACAACATTTTAACTGAGCTATTTACGACAGGAATTTACGATTTAAGGGGCAAAAAACTAGTTAAAACCATAAGTCCAGCTATGGATATTTTAATTAGCTCAAATATAGAAAGACTTTTGTTTGACAAATTTGGTGCAGTTAGGACAAAAGAGCTTATGGATGCACTCTCTAAAGATAAATTTTACAAACTCACAAAAGATGAGCTATCGTTACTCCAAGATGATTTTGTGGCAGATTTTTGCACAGATAGCGAGTGCGAGAAATTTATAAAAGAGTGGGCTGATAAAAAAATAGCCATCGACCCACATACGGCAACCTGCCTTAAAATGGTAGATGATAAAAAGATAAACATCATCACATCTACAGCTCACTGGGTAAAATTTGCCCCAAGTATGCTAAAAGCTTGCGGGATAGATGCCAAAAATGAAAAAGACGGGCTTTTAAAATTTGCAAAAAATATAAACGAAGTTGTTCCAGAAAGCATTTTAGAGCTATTTGACGCTAAAATTTTACACCCTGAAGTAACAAATCAAGAGCAAATAGAAGCTAAAATTTTAGATTGGATAAAAAAATGA
- the argB gene encoding acetylglutamate kinase, which yields MQETLKTAQVIISALPYIQKFRDKIFVIKYGGSAQLNDDLKSDFIKDIALLQLVGCKVVIVHGGGKKINSYLDKLDIKSEFVDGLRVTNKEAMEVVEMVLSGNINKELTALLNKNQARAIGVSGKDANLLKARVLDDGKYGFVGEIEQVNSAVLMGLLNNGLIPVIAPIATDDEANSYNINADLCASKVASAIKAERVIFLTDTQGILDANKKLISRLNESKIKELKSSGVINGGMIPKVDAALECVKNGVANAHILDGRLSHSLLLELFTDEGIGTMITKENK from the coding sequence TTGCAAGAAACACTAAAAACTGCACAAGTCATCATCTCAGCCCTGCCTTATATCCAAAAATTTCGTGATAAAATTTTTGTCATAAAATATGGTGGCTCAGCACAGCTTAACGATGATTTAAAAAGTGATTTTATCAAGGATATCGCTCTGCTTCAGCTTGTGGGTTGCAAGGTCGTCATAGTTCACGGAGGCGGCAAAAAGATCAACTCATACCTTGATAAGCTAGACATCAAAAGCGAATTTGTAGATGGACTTAGAGTTACAAACAAAGAGGCTATGGAAGTCGTTGAAATGGTGCTTAGCGGCAATATAAACAAAGAGCTAACTGCACTTTTAAACAAAAATCAAGCAAGAGCGATAGGCGTAAGTGGAAAAGACGCAAATTTATTAAAAGCAAGAGTTTTAGATGATGGCAAATACGGCTTTGTAGGAGAGATAGAGCAGGTAAACAGTGCTGTTTTAATGGGGCTTTTAAACAACGGACTTATCCCAGTCATAGCACCCATAGCAACGGACGATGAAGCAAATAGCTACAACATAAACGCCGATCTTTGTGCGAGTAAAGTCGCAAGTGCCATAAAGGCGGAAAGGGTTATATTTTTAACCGACACACAGGGCATTTTAGACGCAAACAAAAAGCTCATAAGTCGCCTTAATGAAAGCAAGATAAAAGAGTTAAAATCAAGTGGCGTTATAAATGGCGGTATGATACCAAAGGTTGATGCTGCACTAGAGTGCGTAAAAAACGGCGTAGCAAACGCCCACATACTAGACGGCAGACTATCCCACTCGCTTTTACTTGAACTGTTTACAGATGAAGGCATTGGCACGATGATTACAAAGGAAAATAAATGA
- a CDS encoding tetraacyldisaccharide 4'-kinase yields MFNKAKFHAWADDYFYRPNFIQKLVSILLLPLCAIYSCVVCLKQKLATQKDFGIKILSIGNLSLGGSGKTPLGIAIANEFSGAFIILRGYKRQSKGLVKVALNGEILTDVKTSGDEAMEYATSVKNANVIVSENRDKAIFEAKNLGAKYILLDDGFSKFHIKKFNILIRPNPAPKLNLTIPSGGYRYPVSFYKFANFIAEQDRDYFRYSEILNPTPKMVLVTAIANPLRLEPFFYKTIAQVFFEDHHAFTHQELEQILKKYNATSLLMTKKDFVKAQNFGIKISLISLKTELSQNFKNVIKTFLL; encoded by the coding sequence GTGTTTAACAAAGCAAAGTTTCACGCTTGGGCGGATGACTACTTTTACCGCCCAAATTTCATACAAAAACTCGTATCAATCCTGCTTTTACCGCTGTGTGCGATATACTCTTGTGTCGTTTGTCTAAAACAAAAACTAGCAACTCAAAAAGATTTTGGTATTAAAATTTTAAGCATTGGCAATCTTAGCCTTGGAGGAAGTGGCAAAACTCCGCTTGGTATCGCTATTGCCAATGAATTTAGCGGTGCGTTTATTATCCTTAGGGGCTATAAAAGACAGAGCAAAGGCTTAGTTAAAGTCGCGTTAAATGGAGAAATTTTAACAGATGTAAAAACTAGTGGCGATGAGGCTATGGAGTATGCGACAAGCGTTAAAAACGCAAATGTGATAGTAAGCGAAAATCGCGATAAAGCTATATTTGAAGCTAAAAATCTAGGAGCAAAATATATCTTACTTGATGATGGTTTTAGCAAATTTCACATAAAAAAATTTAACATTCTAATCCGCCCAAATCCAGCACCAAAGCTAAATTTAACCATACCAAGTGGCGGATATCGCTATCCAGTTAGTTTTTATAAATTTGCAAATTTCATAGCAGAGCAAGACAGGGACTACTTTAGATATAGTGAAATTTTAAATCCAACGCCTAAAATGGTATTAGTTACCGCAATCGCAAATCCACTAAGGCTAGAGCCATTTTTTTATAAAACAATAGCACAAGTTTTTTTCGAAGATCACCACGCATTTACACACCAAGAGCTAGAGCAGATTTTAAAAAAATATAACGCAACATCGCTTTTAATGACAAAAAAGGATTTCGTAAAAGCACAAAATTTTGGTATTAAAATTTCACTAATTAGTCTAAAAACTGAACTTAGCCAAAATTTTAAAAACGTTATAAAAACATTTTTGCTATAA
- a CDS encoding DegT/DnrJ/EryC1/StrS family aminotransferase, whose amino-acid sequence MEEISFYRPTITEREIELITEALHTQNSGMVKRLEEALKEYFDTKHIISTNNNAAAYHLSLCAMDIKRGDKFMCSVNAFPGIAQAIRHFDAEPIFVDIDEDDFGIDPTALKIALEKHNHKKLKGIFLNHVAGQSAQLDEIYAIAKEYNIKVLEDANRAMGLTYKGKKLGSMESLISCFQINSQLKDPIAAAGFIMTNDDEIAKKANLLRNYALTTGIDKYGNLSYIYDVTDIGVKYDITTINAAYALAQFEKDAQLIKRRQEIASYYDAELKDCPHISTPVKKREHIYTQYIIKIDKNRDSFARELLERGINTSLHYIPIHLLSYYKNKYALKVNAFPNALKTYQQILSIPIYNALTDAQVERIVKEIKAVAHARV is encoded by the coding sequence ATGGAAGAGATTAGTTTTTATAGACCAACCATTACAGAGCGAGAGATAGAACTCATCACAGAGGCTCTGCACACTCAAAATTCTGGTATGGTCAAAAGGTTAGAAGAGGCGTTAAAAGAGTATTTTGACACAAAACACATCATAAGCACAAACAACAACGCAGCCGCTTATCATCTAAGTTTATGTGCGATGGATATAAAGCGTGGCGATAAGTTTATGTGTTCTGTTAACGCTTTTCCTGGTATCGCTCAGGCTATACGCCATTTTGATGCGGAGCCGATTTTTGTCGATATAGATGAAGATGACTTTGGCATTGATCCAACAGCACTAAAAATAGCACTTGAAAAGCACAATCACAAAAAACTAAAAGGAATTTTCTTAAATCACGTAGCCGGTCAAAGTGCCCAACTAGACGAAATTTACGCCATTGCAAAAGAGTATAACATAAAGGTTTTAGAAGATGCAAATAGGGCAATGGGGCTTACATACAAGGGCAAAAAACTAGGCAGTATGGAGTCGTTAATATCTTGTTTTCAGATAAACTCACAATTAAAAGATCCAATAGCAGCCGCTGGTTTTATTATGACAAACGACGATGAAATCGCTAAAAAAGCAAACCTGCTAAGAAACTACGCACTAACAACGGGTATTGATAAATACGGCAACTTAAGCTATATTTATGACGTGACAGACATTGGCGTAAAATACGATATCACAACAATAAACGCAGCATACGCTCTAGCACAATTTGAAAAAGACGCACAACTAATCAAACGTCGCCAAGAGATAGCAAGCTATTATGACGCTGAGTTAAAAGATTGCCCACACATAAGCACTCCTGTTAAAAAACGAGAGCATATCTACACGCAATACATCATAAAAATCGATAAAAATCGCGACAGCTTTGCACGTGAGCTTTTAGAGCGTGGCATAAATACATCGCTTCACTACATACCAATACACCTTTTAAGCTACTACAAAAACAAGTATGCGCTAAAGGTAAATGCTTTCCCTAACGCACTAAAAACATATCAGCAAATTTTATCGATACCTATCTATAACGCCCTAACAGACGCACAAGTAGAGCGTATCGTAAAAGAGATAAAAGCCGTAGCACACGCACGTGTTTAA
- a CDS encoding NAD+ synthase — protein MRDYQKLVQILVDFLRDYLEKSGAKNLLLGVSGGIDSAVVATLCKLATPQTHALLMPTSASNPQNLKDGLWLCENLGIEYQVIDIEPIINAYEKSANVSFNNMRKGNLSARVRMSLLYDRSAVLNALVVGTSNKSEIMLGYGTIYGDLACAINPIANLFKTEIYELAKYLKVHQNFITKAPSADLWQGQSDEADLGYSYAKLDEVLSFIDKHGYKALKDKFDDEILNLVISRIEKNRFKTRMPAIAEI, from the coding sequence ATGAGGGATTATCAAAAATTAGTGCAAATTTTAGTAGATTTTTTAAGAGATTATCTAGAGAAAAGTGGTGCTAAAAATTTGCTTCTTGGGGTTAGTGGCGGTATAGATTCAGCCGTTGTCGCCACACTTTGCAAACTAGCCACACCGCAAACACACGCACTTTTAATGCCAACATCAGCTTCTAATCCACAAAATTTAAAAGATGGATTATGGCTTTGTGAAAATTTAGGCATAGAGTATCAGGTCATCGACATTGAGCCTATTATTAATGCCTATGAAAAGAGTGCAAATGTTAGCTTTAATAATATGCGAAAAGGAAATTTAAGCGCACGCGTACGTATGAGCCTACTTTATGATCGCTCGGCTGTACTAAACGCACTCGTCGTTGGCACCAGTAATAAAAGCGAGATAATGCTAGGCTATGGCACGATTTATGGCGATCTTGCTTGTGCGATAAACCCTATCGCAAATTTATTTAAAACCGAAATTTACGAACTTGCAAAGTATCTTAAAGTTCATCAAAATTTTATCACAAAAGCTCCATCTGCTGACCTTTGGCAAGGACAGAGCGATGAAGCTGACTTAGGCTATAGTTACGCTAAGCTTGATGAAGTTTTAAGCTTTATAGATAAGCACGGCTACAAGGCTTTAAAAGATAAATTTGATGATGAAATTTTAAATCTAGTTATAAGCAGGATAGAAAAAAATAGGTTTAAAACACGTATGCCAGCCATAGCAGAAATTTAA
- a CDS encoding MBL fold metallo-hydrolase, with protein sequence MREMKLFSRPFGAYQTNAYVLKFGDEEIIIDPGDGAREWVLGVVKNPKAILCTHGHFDHIFDVGVLKKELNIPVWIHKDDAFMLENDVDFAGYECCSPDFAVDEGVFECGEFKFEFIHFPGHTPGCSMIAVDDTLFSGDFLFAGAIGRYDFKYSNPSDMLKSLEKVSQIKREFKLYPGHGNSSTLQTELLNLPRYMRYLKSDM encoded by the coding sequence ATGAGAGAGATGAAGCTATTTTCAAGACCTTTTGGCGCGTATCAGACAAATGCTTATGTGCTGAAATTTGGCGATGAAGAGATTATTATAGACCCTGGTGATGGTGCTAGAGAGTGGGTTTTGGGTGTGGTAAAAAATCCAAAGGCTATACTGTGTACGCATGGACATTTTGATCATATATTTGATGTTGGGGTGCTAAAAAAAGAGCTTAATATACCGGTTTGGATACACAAAGATGACGCTTTTATGCTAGAAAATGACGTGGATTTTGCTGGTTATGAGTGCTGTAGCCCGGATTTTGCTGTAGATGAGGGTGTGTTTGAGTGTGGAGAGTTTAAATTTGAGTTTATACACTTTCCGGGTCATACGCCAGGTTGTTCGATGATAGCTGTTGATGATACGCTTTTTAGTGGGGATTTTTTATTTGCAGGAGCGATAGGCAGATATGATTTTAAATACTCAAATCCAAGCGATATGCTAAAGAGTTTAGAAAAAGTATCGCAGATAAAGCGTGAGTTTAAGCTATATCCTGGACACGGAAATTCTAGCACACTACAAACAGAGCTATTAAATTTACCAAGATATATGAGATACCTAAAAAGCGATATGTGA
- a CDS encoding zeta toxin family protein — protein sequence MKNLYIFAGVNGAGKSTFYVNQLYKDVFFGARINSDEIVKEFGNWQSPKDQNRAGKIALKLRKSYLERGIDFNIETTLSGHSVVRFVKDAKRAGYNITLYYVGLDSVELSKERVAIRTAKNGHSIDESVLERRYKQSFDNLAIIAPLCDTIYFFDNSIFIKDEQDQQLENLELVGKKQGCDIEKNTSKKVLWFDSVLEKIYGSTKSI from the coding sequence ATGAAAAATTTGTATATATTTGCCGGTGTAAATGGCGCTGGAAAATCGACATTTTACGTAAATCAACTCTATAAAGATGTTTTCTTTGGTGCTAGGATAAATTCTGATGAGATCGTTAAAGAATTTGGAAATTGGCAAAGTCCAAAGGATCAAAACAGGGCTGGTAAAATAGCCTTAAAGCTTAGAAAGTCATATCTTGAACGCGGGATAGATTTTAATATCGAAACTACGCTTAGCGGACATAGTGTGGTTAGGTTTGTTAAGGACGCAAAGAGGGCAGGTTATAACATCACGCTTTATTATGTTGGGCTAGATAGCGTGGAGCTATCAAAGGAGAGAGTGGCTATAAGGACTGCTAAAAATGGACATAGTATAGATGAGAGTGTGCTCGAGCGTAGGTATAAGCAAAGCTTTGATAACTTAGCAATCATAGCTCCGTTATGTGATACGATATATTTTTTTGATAATAGTATTTTTATAAAAGATGAGCAAGACCAACAGCTAGAAAATTTAGAGCTAGTGGGCAAAAAACAGGGTTGTGATATAGAAAAAAATACGAGCAAAAAGGTGCTGTGGTTTGACAGCGTTTTAGAGAAAATTTACGGCAGCACAAAGAGCATTTAA
- a CDS encoding PaaI family thioesterase, with translation MSDNIYEESEDNHVILPEDENPFRNEIKTSPNLKLALSGVVTKLEKNHVKTRLFTTLEMVSDSEGLIHSGFIFSAANYAALTSINEVNCVTINARINFFGPVKLGDVVEFEANAFFDESRKRDVRVIGRIKDIKIFEGTFQLVVLEEHIFNAQQKNIQKEAALRRAREREKEQA, from the coding sequence ATGAGCGATAATATATACGAAGAAAGCGAAGATAATCACGTAATACTACCAGAGGATGAAAATCCTTTTAGAAACGAGATAAAAACGTCGCCAAATTTAAAACTAGCACTATCTGGAGTCGTGACAAAACTTGAAAAAAATCACGTCAAAACAAGGCTTTTTACTACGTTAGAAATGGTAAGCGATAGCGAAGGACTCATACACAGCGGTTTTATATTTTCAGCAGCAAACTACGCCGCGCTAACATCCATAAACGAAGTAAACTGCGTAACGATAAATGCTCGTATAAATTTCTTTGGTCCTGTTAAGCTAGGAGATGTGGTGGAATTTGAAGCCAACGCCTTTTTTGACGAGTCAAGAAAGCGAGATGTACGTGTTATTGGCAGGATAAAGGATATTAAAATTTTTGAAGGAACCTTTCAACTTGTGGTACTTGAGGAGCATATCTTTAACGCTCAGCAAAAAAATATCCAAAAAGAAGCAGCACTTAGACGTGCAAGAGAGCGTGAAAAAGAACAGGCTTGA